From the Pseudomonas monsensis genome, the window GGGCGATTGAGTCAGGCGGTGGGACGCGTGCGCAGACGGGCCATGCTCAGGGTGTCGACCCATTGCCCGTCGCGCACCGCATAGTCGCGAAACAGGCCTTCGTCAACGAAGCCGAACTTGCGGTACAAACCAATGGCCGCTTCATTGTCGGCGTAGACCGTGAGCTCGACGCGGTGCAGGTTCATCCAGTTGTCGGCGACATCCAGTGCCGCCGCCAGCAGCGTCGAACCGACACCCTTGCCCTGCCACGCCACGGCGACGCCCATGCCGATGCTGCCGGCGTGGCTGCGGCGAATCCGCGAGTAGCCTTCCAGGCCCAGATTGCCGATCACCTGCCCCTGATGCAGTGCCACCAGCTTCACCGCCCGCTCGTTGTCCGCCATTAGCCGTTGGCGCCAGACTTCCGTGGACTGGAACGGCATCTGCAACACCTGCCGGGTCACGGCCGGGTCGTTGTACAGCGCGGTAACGCCCTCGATGTGCGATTCGTTGAAGCGTTCGATTTTGATGGCGGGAGTGTGCTCGGGCATGGTGGATCCTTCCTGGATCGAATGTGTGGCCAATGACTCTAAACCGCCGATCACCTCATCTGCCAGCGGTAACCACTTGCAGGCTCACGCCTACAGGGATTGGGGTCAGGGCTGGAACCATTCGTGGCGTTCGTCGAAGGTGTGGTGGATCAGTTCGACCAGTGCCTGCACTTCTTCCACTGTCTGGGTTTGCGCATTGACCGCCAGCCACGCCTGCAACTGCATCGGTTCGTCAAACAAACCCGGCAACGCGACCAGCCCCCGGTCGAAGCGGCTCATGTACGCCGGGAGCAAACCGATGCAGGCGCTGCAGCGGATCATTTCCAGCATCAGCTCGTAGGACTGCATCTGCACCACGCCGGCCAGACGCTGTTCGACCAGTTGGTTCCATGGCTGGAAACTGCCGATCTGCCGGTCGTGCTGCCATTGCACCAGCATGAAATCGGCGAGGTCTTCGGCGCTGGCCGGGCGGGCAGTGACGCGTGAGTAACGTTTGGCGATGTGCGGCAGATAGTCCAGCCGTGCGAGGCGCTGCGGCTTGGAAATCGCAAAGGTCGGGCCCGGGTACGGTGTGTCGCCATGGGCCAGCCAGAGCACGATGTCGGCGCTGACGGCGCGCAGGGACAGTTCGCTGTCGAGGGCGATGATTTCCAGACGCACGCTGGCGTTGCGCCTCAGTAACGCGATCAGGTCGCGGCCGAGGATGTCATGCAGGATCGATTCGGCGACGGCCAGGCGAATCAGCGGTTGCTCGATCACCGGGAGTTTGCGTTCGTTGGCCAGCGCGACCAGTTTGGCCTGTAGCTGCTGGCCTTCGCGGGTGAGACTCAGGGCGCTGCCCTGAAAGCTGAACAGCGTGTGCTGCAATTCCTGTTCAAGCTGTGCCAGCTGTTTGCGCAGCAAGGTCGAGCGCACATTGAGGCTGCGCGCAGCCTGCATGAAGCAGCCGCAGCGGGCGCTGACCAGAAAGTAACGGGCGACCTCTGCAGGGATGGTCGCGGCCTGCGCCAGCCAGGGTTCACTGGCCTCCTGCGCCCAACGGTAGTCGGC encodes:
- a CDS encoding GNAT family N-acetyltransferase; protein product: MPEHTPAIKIERFNESHIEGVTALYNDPAVTRQVLQMPFQSTEVWRQRLMADNERAVKLVALHQGQVIGNLGLEGYSRIRRSHAGSIGMGVAVAWQGKGVGSTLLAAALDVADNWMNLHRVELTVYADNEAAIGLYRKFGFVDEGLFRDYAVRDGQWVDTLSMARLRTRPTA
- a CDS encoding LysR family transcriptional regulator; the encoded protein is MSFTEPAGRQGSADYRWAQEASEPWLAQAATIPAEVARYFLVSARCGCFMQAARSLNVRSTLLRKQLAQLEQELQHTLFSFQGSALSLTREGQQLQAKLVALANERKLPVIEQPLIRLAVAESILHDILGRDLIALLRRNASVRLEIIALDSELSLRAVSADIVLWLAHGDTPYPGPTFAISKPQRLARLDYLPHIAKRYSRVTARPASAEDLADFMLVQWQHDRQIGSFQPWNQLVEQRLAGVVQMQSYELMLEMIRCSACIGLLPAYMSRFDRGLVALPGLFDEPMQLQAWLAVNAQTQTVEEVQALVELIHHTFDERHEWFQP